The following are encoded together in the Prionailurus viverrinus isolate Anna chromosome B3, UM_Priviv_1.0, whole genome shotgun sequence genome:
- the HDDC3 gene encoding guanosine-3',5'-bis(diphosphate) 3'-pyrophosphohydrolase MESH1, with translation MGSEATQLVEAADFAARKHRLQRRKDPEGTPYINHPIGVARILTHEAGVTDIVVLQAALLHDTVEDTDTTLDEVELHFGAQVRRLVEEVTDDKTLPKLERKRLQVEQAPHSSPGAKLVKLADKLYNLRDLNRCTPEGWSEHRVQEYFEWAAQVVKGLQGTNRQLEEALKQLFKERGLTL, from the exons ATGGGCTCCGAGGCCACGCAGCTAGTGGAGGCTGCCGACTTCGCAGCTCGCAAGCACCGACTGCAGCGGCGGAAGGACCCCGAAGGGACACCCTACATCAACCACCCTATCG GTGTGGCTCGGATCCTGACCCATGAGGCGGGAGTCACTGACATTGTGGTGTTGCAG GCAGCGCTGCTCCATGACACAGTGGAGGACACAGACACCACCCTGGATGAGGTGGAGCTGCACTTCGGGGCACAAGTGCGGCGCCTGGTGGAGGAGGTAACAGATGACAAGACTCTGCCCAAGCTGGAGAGAAAGCGGCTGCAGGTGGAGCAGGCTCCCCACAGCAGTCCCGGGGCTAAACTGGTGAAGCTGGCAGACAAGCTGTACAATCTGAGGGACCTGAATCGCTGCACCCCAGAGG GATGGTCTGAACATCGAGTCCAGGAATACTTCGAGTGGGCAGCGCAAGTGGTGAAGGGGCTTCAGGGAACAAACCGACAGCTGGAAGAGGCTCTAAAGCAGTTGTTTAAGGAGCGGGGGCTGACACTCTGA
- the LOC125167316 gene encoding protein shisa-like-1 has protein sequence MDFQRRLGLLLTALSTGLLLLFSWVTLAQPISLSALAHHPHLCQTSWDADGRHYPGFFCPRLSDTPEEAYCCHLQAAGGSCCTRAEFEALYQVNLSALPPPPLLRGRGPLLALGLYTLLLVALMTADLVHFCRSRGGGRRPGSLGPPSGSSAARPLRISAGTH, from the exons ATGGACTTTCAGAGGAGGCTGGGCCTTTTGCTCACAGCCCTCAGCACGGGGCTACTGCTGCTTTTCAGCTGGGTGACGCTTGCTCAGCCCATCTCTCTTTCAG CACTGGCCCACCACCCCCACTTGTGCCAGACTAGCTGGGATGCTGATGGCCGCCACTACCCCGGTTTTTTCTGTCCTCGGCTGTCGGATACCCCGGAGGAAGCTTACTGCTGTCACCTGCAGGCTGCAGGGGGCTCCTGCTGCACCCGGGCTGAATTCGAGGCCTTGTACCAGGTCAACCTGTCCGCCcttccgcccccacccctcctcag GGGCCGGGGTCCGCTCCTAGCGCTGGGCCTCTATACCCTGCTGCTCGTGGCCCTGATGACCGCCGACCTCGTGCACTTCTGCCGCAGTCGGGGAGGGGGTCGGCGCCCAGGCAGCCTCGGGCCTCCCTCTGGGTCCTCTGCCGCGCGCCCCCTGCGGATCTCGGCTGGAACACACTAA